Proteins encoded within one genomic window of Candidatus Palauibacter australiensis:
- a CDS encoding DPP IV N-terminal domain-containing protein — translation MKSAHRIGLRRFVPFAAVLLLAAPLAAQEAAEDPANYRLAARFAPYKIQDLVYSTSVDPQWIEGSESFWYEWETSDGSFYTIVDPVAGTKRQIFDNDRIAAELTRITRDPWDGQHLPIRAIKFIDANTLQFEVESSQDEEEDDTESEMEELDEEEEEGERQRQRSRKKVFHFEYDVNTRVLRELEDWEAPDNHPSWASVSPDGQTVIFARHHNLHMMSGDDYQQFLEARRGKSGDEADEAEEGIEVEETQLTTDGEEHYSYAVFERGDTDIEREENADERKRVSVSWSRDSRRFSLVRRDRREVGNLWVIHMVGNKRPELESYKYDMPGEETVSQPELLIYDLQDRSMVQVAMPEEWKDHRLFTTSARQFRYPDSEEPFRSLWLSPGSDELHFVRQSRDQHRVDVMVADAATGAARVLFEERLNTYVEFQRLELLASGDMLWWSERDGWAHLYRFAPDGTLRNRLTEGPWSVRQVVGIDEAAGVVYFQANAREAGEDPYYQHLYRVNLDGSGLTILNPGDFDHRVEMGESNRFFVSNYSRVNTTPVAALHAANGRRIMDLETADFSKLEEAGYGFPEPYTAKADDGVTDLYGVIYKPFDFDPEKTYPIVAYVYPGPQTEAVAKAFSTARYETALAQFGMIVITVGNRGGHPARSKWYHNYGYGNLRDYGLADKKTAIEQLADRHDFIDIDRVGIYGHSGGGFMSTAAMLVYPDFFKVAVSSSGNHNNDVYNQNWSEKHHGVSEVVDDSGNVTFEYEIERNSDLASNLKGHLLLTTGDIDNNVHHAGTHRMAEALIRANKRFDYFVFPGQRHGYGDMSDYWFWLRAEYFVKHLLGDTRWSVDITQLNVEREQTGGR, via the coding sequence ATGAAATCCGCACACCGTATCGGTCTCCGCCGTTTCGTCCCGTTCGCCGCGGTGCTCCTGCTAGCGGCGCCGCTCGCCGCGCAGGAGGCCGCCGAAGACCCGGCGAACTACCGCCTCGCGGCGCGCTTCGCGCCCTACAAGATCCAGGATCTCGTCTACTCGACCTCGGTGGACCCGCAGTGGATCGAGGGCTCCGAGTCGTTCTGGTACGAATGGGAGACGTCGGACGGCTCCTTCTACACCATCGTGGATCCGGTGGCCGGGACGAAGCGGCAGATCTTCGACAACGACCGGATCGCGGCCGAGCTGACCCGCATCACGCGCGACCCGTGGGATGGCCAGCACCTCCCGATTCGCGCGATCAAGTTCATCGACGCGAACACGCTCCAATTCGAGGTCGAGTCCTCGCAGGACGAGGAGGAAGACGACACCGAGTCGGAGATGGAGGAACTGGACGAGGAAGAGGAGGAGGGAGAACGGCAGCGCCAGCGCTCCAGGAAGAAGGTGTTCCACTTCGAGTACGATGTGAACACGCGGGTGCTGCGCGAACTCGAGGACTGGGAGGCGCCCGACAACCACCCGTCCTGGGCCAGCGTGTCGCCGGACGGACAGACCGTGATCTTCGCCCGTCACCACAACCTCCACATGATGAGCGGGGACGACTACCAGCAGTTCCTCGAGGCGCGGCGCGGCAAGAGCGGCGACGAGGCGGATGAGGCGGAGGAAGGGATCGAGGTCGAGGAGACGCAGCTCACGACGGACGGGGAGGAGCACTACAGCTACGCGGTGTTCGAGCGCGGCGACACCGACATCGAGCGGGAGGAGAACGCGGACGAGCGGAAGCGGGTGTCGGTCTCGTGGTCCCGTGATTCGCGCCGCTTCTCGCTTGTCCGCCGTGACCGGCGCGAGGTGGGGAACCTCTGGGTCATCCACATGGTCGGCAACAAGCGGCCCGAACTCGAGTCCTACAAGTACGACATGCCGGGCGAGGAGACCGTGAGCCAGCCCGAGCTTCTCATCTACGACCTCCAGGACCGCAGCATGGTCCAGGTCGCGATGCCGGAGGAGTGGAAGGACCACCGCCTCTTCACGACGTCCGCGCGCCAGTTCCGCTATCCGGACAGCGAGGAGCCGTTCCGGTCGCTGTGGCTCTCTCCCGGCTCGGACGAACTCCACTTCGTGAGGCAGAGCCGGGACCAGCACCGCGTCGACGTGATGGTGGCGGACGCGGCGACGGGCGCGGCGCGCGTGCTGTTCGAGGAGCGGCTCAACACCTACGTGGAGTTCCAGCGGCTCGAACTCCTCGCGTCGGGCGACATGCTGTGGTGGTCGGAGCGGGACGGCTGGGCGCACCTGTACCGGTTCGCGCCGGACGGGACGCTGCGCAACCGCCTCACCGAGGGCCCGTGGTCGGTGCGCCAAGTGGTCGGGATCGACGAGGCGGCCGGCGTGGTCTACTTCCAGGCCAACGCGCGCGAGGCGGGCGAGGATCCCTACTACCAGCACCTGTACCGCGTGAATCTGGACGGCTCGGGGCTCACGATTCTGAACCCGGGCGACTTCGACCACCGCGTCGAGATGGGCGAGTCCAACCGTTTCTTCGTGAGCAACTACTCGCGCGTCAACACCACGCCGGTTGCCGCCCTCCATGCCGCGAACGGCCGCCGGATCATGGACCTTGAGACCGCCGACTTCTCGAAGCTGGAGGAGGCCGGGTACGGATTCCCCGAACCCTACACGGCGAAAGCGGACGACGGGGTCACGGACCTGTACGGCGTGATCTACAAGCCGTTCGACTTCGATCCGGAGAAGACCTATCCGATCGTCGCCTACGTGTACCCCGGGCCGCAGACGGAGGCCGTGGCGAAGGCGTTCTCAACGGCGCGCTACGAGACGGCGCTGGCCCAGTTCGGGATGATCGTGATCACGGTGGGGAACCGCGGCGGCCACCCGGCCCGCTCGAAGTGGTACCACAACTACGGGTACGGGAACCTCCGCGACTACGGACTGGCGGACAAGAAGACCGCGATCGAGCAACTCGCCGACCGGCACGATTTCATCGACATCGACCGGGTGGGCATCTACGGGCACTCCGGCGGCGGGTTCATGTCGACGGCGGCGATGCTCGTCTACCCGGATTTCTTCAAGGTCGCGGTCTCATCCTCGGGGAACCACAACAACGACGTCTACAACCAGAACTGGTCGGAGAAACACCACGGGGTGAGCGAGGTGGTGGACGACAGCGGGAACGTGACGTTCGAGTACGAGATCGAGCGCAACTCGGACCTGGCCTCGAACCTGAAGGGGCACCTGCTGCTCACGACGGGGGACATCGACAACAACGTCCACCACGCCGGCACGCACCGCATGGCGGAAGCGCTGATCCGGGCTAACAAGCGCTTCGACTACTTCGTCTTCCCCGGCCAGCGGCACGGCTACGGGGACATGAGCGACTACTGGTTCTGGCTGCGCGCGGAGTATTTCGTGAAGCACCTGCTGGGCGACACGCGCTGGAGCGTGGACATCACGCAGCTGAACGTCGAACGGGAGCAGACGGGCGGCCGCTGA
- the icd gene encoding NADP-dependent isocitrate dehydrogenase translates to MSDASPAYDTLRTPSGGETIRMAGDRLDVPDRPIIPFIEGDGIGPDIWRAASAVFEAAVEKAYGDERRIAWFEVLAGQKAFDRTGDWLPADTLRAIRHHRVAIKGPLTTPVGGGIRSLNVALRQQLDLFACVRPVRWFKGVPSPVRQPDLVDMTIFRENTEDIYAGIEWEAGSEEARRLRAFLHDEMGVSTIRFPETSSFGVKPISREGTQRLVRAAIRYAGDRGYGSVTLVHKGNIMKFTEGGFRDWGYELAKDEFGAREFGGGPWCETSDGIVVKDVIADAFLQQILTRPAEYDVIATMNLNGDYISDALAAQVGGIGIAPGANINYETGHAIFEATHGTAPKYAGQDKVNPGSVILSGEMMLRHLGWNEAADLIVSSLSATISEKRVTYDFERLMEGATLLRCSEFGQAMIDNM, encoded by the coding sequence CGACCGTCCGATCATTCCCTTCATCGAAGGAGATGGGATCGGCCCCGACATCTGGCGCGCCGCGAGCGCGGTGTTCGAAGCGGCCGTCGAAAAGGCCTACGGCGACGAGCGGCGGATCGCGTGGTTCGAGGTGCTCGCGGGCCAGAAGGCGTTCGATCGCACCGGGGACTGGCTCCCCGCTGACACGCTCCGAGCCATCCGGCACCACCGCGTCGCGATCAAGGGGCCCCTCACGACGCCCGTGGGCGGAGGGATCCGCTCGCTCAACGTGGCGCTGCGCCAGCAACTCGACCTGTTCGCGTGCGTGCGGCCCGTACGCTGGTTCAAGGGCGTCCCGTCGCCGGTCCGCCAGCCGGACCTCGTCGACATGACGATCTTCCGCGAGAACACCGAGGACATCTACGCCGGCATCGAGTGGGAGGCCGGGAGCGAGGAGGCCCGCCGCCTGCGCGCCTTCCTGCACGACGAGATGGGCGTATCGACGATCCGTTTCCCGGAGACGAGTTCCTTCGGGGTGAAGCCGATCTCGCGGGAAGGGACGCAGCGACTCGTCCGCGCCGCGATCCGATACGCCGGCGACCGGGGATACGGGAGCGTCACGCTCGTCCACAAGGGGAACATCATGAAGTTCACCGAGGGCGGCTTCCGCGACTGGGGCTACGAACTCGCGAAGGACGAGTTCGGCGCGCGGGAGTTCGGCGGCGGCCCCTGGTGCGAGACCTCGGACGGCATCGTCGTCAAGGATGTGATCGCCGACGCGTTTCTACAGCAGATCCTCACGCGGCCCGCGGAGTACGACGTGATCGCCACGATGAACCTGAACGGGGACTACATCTCGGACGCGCTCGCCGCGCAGGTGGGCGGGATCGGCATCGCCCCCGGCGCGAACATCAACTACGAGACGGGCCACGCGATCTTCGAGGCGACGCACGGCACCGCGCCGAAGTACGCGGGGCAGGACAAGGTGAACCCGGGATCCGTCATCCTGTCGGGGGAGATGATGCTGCGGCACCTGGGGTGGAACGAAGCCGCCGACCTTATCGTATCCTCCCTGAGCGCCACCATAAGCGAGAAGCGGGTGACGTACGACTTCGAGCGCCTGATGGAAGGCGCAACGCTCCTCAGGTGCAGCGAGTTCGGCCAGGCCATGATCGACAACATGTGA
- a CDS encoding pitrilysin family protein produces the protein MSKTGRFAAAVAGFVSALAVPGTVEAQLPAGVTEVASVEGITEYQLENGLRFLLFPDQSNQRITVNITYLVGSRHEGYGETGMAHLLEHLVFKGTPNHPDIPKELDEHGAFPNGTTWFDRTNYFETFPATDENLEWALDLEADRMVNSFIAQEDLDSEMTVVRNEWEAGENSPRGVLQKRVMSAAYDWHNYGNSTIGARADIENVPIDRLQAFYRKYYQPDNAILVVAGRFDPDRALELVAEKFGPLPRPDRTGANQLFETYTAEPAQDGERTVTLRRVGDVQFAMAAYHMPPGSHEHFAAVDVMTHILTARPAGRLYQALVEPGLAANAFAGNFQLREPGMLFAGTEVRAGDSLDEAADVMLATIQALVDEPPAEEEVDRAKTDFLSGIELSFNNPQGIALQLSEWASMGDWRLFFLHRDRLERVTPEAVHQVAQAYLKPSNRTIGYFYPADETPARAEIPPPPDVGTLVASYTGREAVAEGEAFDPTIENIETRTERFELPNGLKVAFLPKENRGDAVSVRFTLRYGTESALMGKATAGSLAGSMLMRGTANRSRQEISDELDRLKAQGGVSGSALSGGGSFTTVRENLPAVLRLGAEILQEPAFDAAEFELLREERLAGIESQMSEPQALVVQAFQRHFGDYTVDHPRYSPTFEEQIERLEAATVDEARTFWEGFYGAQGGTMSVVGDFDPAEIRPLIEELFGAWTAREPYVRVSAQYLEVPAVALDIETPDKANAMMFAGLAIQMRDDHPDYPALLLGNHILGGGMNSRLFSRIRGEEGLSYGVGSNYGAPPIDDNAQFAAFAIFAPENADKVVASFEDVLETTLADGFSEEEFEAAKRGYLDQQQNGRANDAVIAIMLANSMFVGRPLSFHAEQEAVIETLTAGDVVAAMRRHIDPTKLTIIRGGDFANKLVP, from the coding sequence ATGAGTAAGACAGGCAGGTTCGCGGCGGCGGTGGCGGGGTTCGTGTCCGCGCTGGCGGTACCAGGTACGGTCGAGGCCCAGCTTCCGGCCGGCGTCACCGAGGTCGCCAGCGTCGAGGGGATTACGGAATACCAGCTTGAGAACGGGTTGCGCTTCCTCCTCTTCCCCGACCAGAGCAACCAGCGCATCACGGTGAACATCACCTATCTCGTCGGCTCGAGACATGAAGGGTACGGCGAGACAGGCATGGCCCACCTCCTTGAGCACCTGGTGTTCAAGGGGACCCCGAACCACCCGGACATCCCGAAGGAACTGGACGAACACGGCGCCTTCCCGAACGGTACGACGTGGTTCGACCGCACGAACTACTTCGAGACGTTCCCGGCCACCGACGAGAACCTCGAGTGGGCGCTCGACCTCGAGGCCGACCGCATGGTTAACTCGTTCATCGCCCAGGAGGATCTCGATTCCGAGATGACGGTCGTCCGGAACGAGTGGGAGGCGGGAGAGAACAGCCCGCGAGGCGTCCTCCAGAAGCGCGTGATGTCGGCGGCATACGACTGGCACAACTACGGCAACTCCACGATCGGCGCGCGCGCGGACATCGAGAACGTGCCCATCGACCGGCTGCAGGCCTTCTACCGGAAGTACTACCAGCCAGACAACGCGATCCTCGTCGTCGCCGGACGCTTCGATCCGGATCGCGCGCTCGAACTCGTGGCCGAGAAGTTCGGTCCCCTCCCGCGACCGGATCGCACGGGGGCGAACCAACTGTTCGAGACGTACACCGCCGAGCCCGCCCAGGACGGCGAGCGTACGGTCACCCTGCGCCGCGTCGGCGACGTGCAGTTCGCGATGGCGGCCTATCACATGCCGCCCGGTTCTCACGAGCACTTCGCCGCGGTCGACGTGATGACGCACATCCTTACCGCGCGCCCCGCCGGTCGCCTCTACCAGGCGCTCGTCGAGCCGGGCCTGGCCGCCAACGCGTTCGCCGGAAACTTCCAATTGCGCGAGCCGGGCATGCTGTTCGCCGGCACGGAGGTGCGCGCGGGTGACTCGCTCGACGAAGCCGCCGACGTCATGCTGGCCACGATTCAAGCGCTCGTCGATGAACCTCCCGCCGAGGAGGAGGTCGACCGGGCGAAGACGGACTTTCTCTCGGGCATCGAACTCTCGTTCAACAACCCCCAGGGGATCGCCCTGCAGCTCAGTGAGTGGGCATCGATGGGCGACTGGCGCCTCTTCTTCCTGCACCGGGATCGCCTCGAACGGGTGACGCCCGAAGCGGTTCATCAGGTCGCACAGGCCTACCTCAAGCCGTCCAACAGAACCATCGGGTACTTCTACCCGGCGGATGAGACGCCGGCTCGGGCCGAGATCCCCCCACCCCCCGACGTCGGTACGCTGGTGGCCTCGTACACAGGGCGCGAGGCGGTGGCCGAGGGAGAGGCGTTTGATCCCACGATCGAGAACATCGAGACCCGGACGGAGCGGTTCGAACTGCCCAACGGCCTCAAGGTCGCCTTTCTTCCGAAGGAGAACCGCGGCGACGCGGTCAGCGTGCGCTTCACGCTGCGGTACGGCACGGAGAGCGCCCTCATGGGGAAGGCGACCGCCGGCTCCCTCGCGGGTTCGATGTTGATGCGCGGGACGGCGAACCGCTCTCGCCAGGAGATCTCCGACGAACTGGACCGGCTCAAGGCCCAGGGCGGCGTCAGCGGGAGCGCCCTCTCGGGCGGAGGGTCGTTCACGACGGTCAGGGAGAACCTGCCGGCCGTGCTGCGCCTGGGTGCGGAGATCCTCCAGGAGCCCGCCTTCGATGCGGCGGAGTTCGAGTTGCTCCGCGAAGAGCGGCTCGCCGGCATCGAGTCGCAGATGTCGGAACCGCAGGCCTTGGTCGTGCAGGCCTTCCAACGTCACTTCGGCGACTATACGGTGGATCATCCCCGCTATTCGCCGACGTTCGAGGAGCAGATCGAGCGCCTTGAGGCCGCGACGGTCGACGAGGCGCGCACCTTCTGGGAGGGCTTCTACGGGGCGCAGGGCGGCACCATGTCCGTGGTCGGCGACTTCGATCCGGCGGAAATCCGCCCGCTGATCGAGGAGCTGTTCGGAGCCTGGACGGCGCGCGAGCCCTACGTGCGTGTGTCGGCGCAATACCTCGAGGTACCCGCGGTCGCCCTCGACATCGAGACGCCGGACAAGGCGAACGCCATGATGTTCGCCGGACTCGCGATTCAGATGCGCGACGATCACCCCGACTACCCGGCGCTGCTCCTCGGCAACCACATCCTGGGCGGCGGCATGAACTCGCGTCTGTTCAGCAGGATTCGGGGGGAGGAAGGCCTGTCATACGGCGTGGGTTCCAACTACGGTGCGCCGCCGATCGACGACAACGCGCAGTTCGCGGCCTTCGCCATCTTCGCCCCCGAGAACGCGGACAAGGTGGTCGCCTCGTTCGAGGATGTTCTGGAGACCACCCTCGCGGACGGTTTCTCGGAGGAGGAGTTCGAGGCGGCCAAGCGGGGCTACCTGGACCAGCAGCAGAACGGCCGCGCGAACGACGCCGTCATCGCGATCATGCTGGCGAACTCCATGTTCGTCGGCCGCCCGCTCTCCTTCCACGCGGAGCAGGAGGCCGTGATCGAGACGCTGACGGCGGGCGATGTCGTGGCCGCGATGCGGCGCCACATCGACCCCACGAAGCTGACGATCATCCGGGGCGGCGACTTCGCCAACAAGCTCGTTCCCTAG